A single Streptomyces mirabilis DNA region contains:
- a CDS encoding lysine N(6)-hydroxylase/L-ornithine N(5)-oxygenase family protein, which produces MSPTPLPPRHEPDAPRDLVGIGIGPFNLSLAALAHPLSELDSVFYEQRPGFDWHPGLLIDGATLQVPFLADLVTLADPASPWSFLNYLKDRDRLFPFYFAERFHMQRAEYDAYCRWVAGRLPGLHFGHQVDAVRWDPERTLFEVDFTQLDSEGEAEALGRTHTRNIVLGVGTAPHIPEPLKSLVDAPGVPVIHAADYLAHRERFLTAEHITVIGAGQSGAEVFLDLLRNRPAGREKIHWLARTEAFAPMEYSKLGLEHFTPDYTRYFHALAEPVRDRLVAAQWQLHKGIDADTIAAIHDELYRRTLHGGWPDAVLTPAVTVRTAGLVATTQVELHLEHGQQGARTRLVTDAVVLATGYRERPLGQILAGLDPYLRRDSAERPRIDDQFRLALDPSVHGRVYVQNAELHTHGVGAPDLGLAAWRSATILNSLTGKDPYPLPRRTAFTTFGLEPHSQVPPAGRTAQTLTPLADGR; this is translated from the coding sequence ATGAGCCCGACGCCCCTCCCCCCACGCCACGAGCCCGACGCGCCCCGCGACCTCGTGGGCATCGGCATCGGCCCGTTCAACCTCTCCCTCGCCGCCCTCGCCCACCCCCTCTCCGAACTCGACAGCGTCTTCTACGAACAGCGCCCCGGCTTCGACTGGCACCCGGGCCTGCTCATCGACGGCGCCACCCTCCAAGTCCCCTTCCTCGCCGACCTGGTCACCCTCGCCGACCCCGCCAGCCCCTGGTCCTTCCTCAACTACCTCAAGGACCGCGACCGCCTCTTCCCCTTCTACTTCGCCGAGCGCTTCCACATGCAGCGCGCCGAGTACGACGCCTACTGCCGCTGGGTCGCCGGCCGCCTCCCCGGACTCCACTTCGGCCACCAGGTCGATGCCGTCCGCTGGGACCCCGAACGCACCCTGTTCGAAGTCGACTTCACCCAGCTCGACAGCGAGGGAGAAGCCGAGGCCCTCGGCCGTACCCACACCCGCAACATCGTGCTCGGCGTCGGCACCGCACCCCACATCCCAGAGCCCCTCAAATCCCTCGTCGATGCCCCCGGCGTCCCCGTCATCCACGCCGCGGACTACCTCGCCCACCGCGAACGCTTCCTCACCGCCGAACACATCACCGTCATCGGCGCGGGGCAGTCGGGTGCCGAGGTCTTCCTCGACCTCCTGCGCAACCGGCCCGCAGGCCGCGAGAAGATCCACTGGCTCGCCCGCACCGAGGCCTTCGCCCCGATGGAGTACTCCAAGCTCGGCCTCGAACACTTCACCCCCGACTACACCCGCTACTTCCACGCCCTCGCCGAGCCCGTACGCGACCGGCTCGTCGCCGCCCAATGGCAACTCCACAAGGGCATCGACGCCGACACCATCGCCGCCATCCACGACGAGCTCTACCGCCGCACCCTCCACGGCGGCTGGCCCGACGCCGTCCTCACCCCCGCCGTCACCGTCCGCACCGCGGGCCTCGTCGCCACCACCCAGGTCGAACTCCACCTCGAACACGGCCAGCAGGGCGCCCGTACCCGCCTCGTCACCGACGCCGTGGTCCTCGCCACCGGCTACCGCGAACGTCCCCTCGGCCAGATCCTCGCCGGACTCGACCCCTACCTGCGCCGCGACAGCGCCGAACGCCCCCGCATCGACGATCAGTTCCGCCTGGCCCTCGACCCCTCCGTCCACGGCCGCGTCTACGTCCAGAACGCCGAACTCCACACCCACGGCGTCGGCGCCCCCGACCTCGGCCTCGCCGCCTGGCGCAGCGCCACCATCCTCAACTCGCTCACGGGCAAGGACCCCTACCCGCTCCCGCGCCGCACGGCCTTCACCACCTTCGGACTCGAACCCCACTCCCAGGTCCCGCCCGCCGGCCGCACCGCCCAGACCCTCACCCCGCTCGCCGACGGACGGTAA
- a CDS encoding pyridoxal phosphate-dependent decarboxylase family protein, translating to MSTPPLASGPEGPGALRPLLDTVLDALREGGEARGGPLPAGGPESVARRVRDAVGDVLPEQGTEDALRVLVRALAEGAADPADPLCAAHLHCPPLAVATAADLAASTLNPSMDSWDQAPAASELEALVTRALAQEIGADDALVTTGGTESNQLALLLAREAHAGVRLIHGANAHHSLPRAAWLLGLPDPVVVPAPAGTMDLAALDEALTELQGLRGSLLVAATAGTTDAGLIDPLPDIADLCEAHGTRLHIDAAYGGGLLFSDHHRGKLDGLDRAHTVTLDLHKLGWQPVAAGLLVVKDPHDLDALSHRADYLNADDDTEAGLPDLLGRSLRTTRRPDILKVAVTLKTLGRAGLGALVDQVCARAVELADLVEAHPGFELYDPPTLSTVLFRPAEASDEAVAAVRRTLLHEGRAVLGRALLDDRLWLKATLLNPHTRPGDLAALLKLVEGHTPR from the coding sequence ATGAGCACGCCGCCCCTCGCCTCAGGCCCCGAAGGTCCCGGCGCGCTGCGGCCGCTGCTCGACACCGTCCTCGACGCACTGCGCGAGGGCGGCGAGGCCCGCGGGGGACCGCTGCCCGCCGGCGGACCCGAGAGCGTGGCCCGGCGCGTACGGGACGCGGTCGGCGACGTACTGCCCGAGCAGGGCACCGAAGACGCCCTACGCGTCCTCGTACGGGCTCTCGCCGAGGGCGCAGCCGACCCCGCCGACCCCCTGTGCGCCGCCCACCTGCACTGCCCACCCCTCGCCGTCGCCACCGCCGCCGACCTCGCCGCCTCCACCCTCAACCCCTCCATGGACTCCTGGGACCAGGCCCCGGCCGCCTCGGAACTGGAGGCACTCGTCACCCGGGCCCTGGCCCAGGAGATCGGCGCCGACGACGCCCTGGTCACCACCGGCGGCACCGAGTCCAACCAACTCGCCCTCCTGCTCGCCCGGGAGGCACACGCCGGCGTGCGGCTCATCCACGGCGCCAACGCCCACCACTCCCTGCCCCGCGCCGCCTGGCTCCTCGGCCTGCCCGACCCCGTCGTCGTCCCCGCCCCCGCCGGCACCATGGACCTCGCCGCCCTCGACGAAGCCCTCACCGAACTCCAAGGCCTCCGCGGCTCCCTCCTCGTAGCCGCCACCGCCGGCACCACCGACGCCGGACTCATCGACCCCCTGCCCGACATCGCCGACCTCTGCGAAGCCCACGGCACCCGCCTCCACATCGACGCCGCCTACGGCGGAGGCCTCCTCTTCAGCGACCACCACCGCGGCAAACTCGACGGACTCGACCGCGCCCACACCGTCACCCTCGACCTGCACAAACTCGGCTGGCAGCCCGTCGCCGCAGGCCTCCTCGTCGTCAAGGACCCCCACGACCTCGACGCCCTGAGCCACCGCGCCGACTACCTCAACGCCGACGACGACACCGAAGCGGGCCTCCCCGACCTCCTCGGCCGCTCCCTGCGCACCACCCGACGCCCCGACATCCTCAAAGTCGCCGTCACCCTCAAAACCCTGGGGCGAGCGGGACTCGGCGCGCTCGTCGACCAGGTCTGCGCCCGCGCCGTCGAGCTGGCGGACCTCGTCGAAGCACACCCCGGCTTCGAGCTCTACGACCCGCCCACCCTCAGCACCGTCCTGTTCCGCCCCGCCGAGGCCTCCGACGAAGCCGTCGCCGCCGTACGCCGCACCCTGCTCCACGAAGGACGCGCCGTCCTCGGCCGAGCCCTGCTCGACGACCGGCTCTGGCTCAAAGCCACCCTCCTCAATCCCCACACCCGGCCGGGCGACCTGGCCGCGCTCCTGAAACTGGTGGAAGGACACACACCCCGATGA
- the pyk gene encoding pyruvate kinase, translating into MRRAKIVCTLGPATDSYDQLKALVDAGMDVARFNLSHGTYAEHEERYQRVRKASDETGRSVGLLADLQGPKIRLGRFTEGPVLLERGDTFTITVEEGAEGDRLTCGTTYSGLAADVTPGERILVDDGKVCLEVTAVDGPRVHTTVVEGGMVSDHKGLNLPGVAVSVPALSDKDEADLRWALRTGFDVIALSFVRSGRDIDDVHRIMDEEGRRLPVIAKVEKPQAVDAIDDIVAAFDGIMVARGDLGVEMPLEQVPIVQKRAIKLAKRNAKPVIVATQMLDSMIDNSRPTRAEASDVANAVIDGTDAVMLSGETSVGKYPVETVRTMSRIVEAAEEDILAKGLPPLTDRNKPRTQGGAVARAAAEMGDFLGAKFLVAFTQSGDTVRRLSRYRSPIPLLAFTPTPATRSQLNLTWGVETFLGPHVDSTDAMVDQVDELLLKYGRCKKGDIVVITAGSPPGVSGTTNLVRVHHIGEDDSPK; encoded by the coding sequence ATGCGCCGAGCGAAAATCGTCTGTACATTGGGCCCCGCCACCGACTCGTACGACCAGCTCAAAGCCCTGGTCGACGCCGGAATGGACGTAGCCCGCTTCAACCTCAGCCACGGCACCTACGCCGAACACGAGGAGCGCTACCAGCGCGTGCGAAAGGCCTCCGACGAGACCGGCCGCAGCGTCGGACTGCTCGCCGACCTTCAAGGCCCGAAGATCCGACTCGGCCGCTTCACCGAAGGCCCCGTACTCCTTGAACGCGGAGACACCTTCACCATCACCGTCGAAGAAGGCGCCGAGGGCGACCGCCTCACCTGCGGCACGACGTACTCGGGCCTCGCGGCCGATGTCACCCCCGGCGAACGCATCCTCGTCGACGACGGCAAGGTCTGCCTCGAAGTCACCGCCGTCGACGGCCCCCGCGTCCACACCACCGTCGTCGAAGGCGGCATGGTCTCCGACCACAAGGGCCTCAACCTCCCCGGCGTCGCCGTCTCCGTCCCCGCCCTCTCCGACAAGGACGAAGCGGACCTCCGCTGGGCCCTGCGCACCGGCTTCGACGTCATCGCCCTCTCCTTCGTCCGCAGCGGCCGCGACATCGACGACGTCCACCGCATCATGGACGAGGAAGGCCGCCGCCTCCCCGTCATCGCCAAGGTCGAGAAGCCCCAGGCGGTCGACGCGATCGACGACATCGTCGCCGCCTTCGACGGCATCATGGTCGCCCGCGGCGACCTGGGCGTCGAAATGCCCCTCGAACAGGTCCCGATCGTCCAGAAGCGCGCCATCAAGCTGGCCAAGCGCAACGCCAAGCCGGTCATCGTCGCCACCCAGATGCTCGACTCGATGATCGACAACTCCCGCCCCACCCGAGCCGAGGCGTCCGACGTCGCCAACGCCGTCATCGACGGCACGGACGCCGTGATGCTCTCCGGCGAGACGAGCGTCGGCAAGTACCCCGTGGAGACCGTCCGGACGATGTCCCGCATCGTCGAGGCCGCCGAGGAGGACATCCTCGCCAAGGGTCTGCCGCCCCTGACCGACCGGAACAAGCCCCGCACCCAGGGCGGTGCGGTCGCCCGCGCGGCGGCGGAGATGGGCGACTTCCTCGGCGCCAAGTTCCTCGTCGCCTTCACCCAGTCCGGCGACACGGTCCGCCGCCTGTCCCGCTACCGCTCCCCGATCCCCCTCCTCGCCTTCACCCCGACCCCGGCGACCCGCTCCCAGCTGAACCTGACCTGGGGCGTAGAAACGTTCCTGGGGCCGCACGTCGACTCCACCGACGCGATGGTCGACCAGGTGGACGAACTCCTCCTGAAGTACGGCCGCTGCAAGAAGGGCGACATCGTCGTCATCACCGCCGGCTCCCCGCCCGGCGTCTCGGGCACCACGAACCTCGTACGCGTCCACCACATCGGGGAGGACGACAGCCCCAAGTAG
- a CDS encoding ABC transporter ATP-binding protein has protein sequence MTALLEVEDLKVAYGKIEAVKGISFSVEAGQIVTLIGTNGAGKTTTLRTLSGLLKPTGGRITFDGKPLSNIPAHKIVSLGLAHSPEGRHIFPRLTITENLQLGAFLRSDKAGIEKDIQRAYDLFPILGERRKQAAGTLSGGEQQMLAMGRALMSQPKLLMLDEPSMGLSPIMMQKIMATIAELKADGTTILLVEQNAQAALSLADQGHVMEVGNIVLSGTGQDLLHDESVRKAYLGED, from the coding sequence GTGACCGCACTGCTCGAGGTCGAAGACCTCAAGGTCGCCTACGGCAAGATCGAAGCCGTCAAGGGCATCTCCTTCTCCGTCGAAGCCGGCCAGATCGTCACCCTCATCGGCACCAACGGCGCCGGCAAGACGACCACCCTGCGCACCCTCTCCGGGCTCCTCAAGCCCACCGGGGGCCGCATCACCTTCGACGGCAAACCCCTCAGCAACATCCCCGCCCACAAGATCGTCTCCCTGGGCCTCGCCCACTCCCCCGAGGGACGCCACATCTTCCCCCGGCTGACGATCACCGAGAACCTCCAGCTCGGCGCGTTCCTGCGCTCCGACAAGGCGGGCATCGAGAAGGACATCCAGCGCGCCTACGACCTCTTCCCCATCCTGGGTGAACGCCGCAAGCAGGCCGCGGGAACCCTCTCCGGCGGCGAGCAGCAGATGCTGGCCATGGGCCGCGCGCTCATGTCCCAGCCCAAGCTGCTCATGCTCGACGAACCCTCCATGGGCCTCTCGCCGATCATGATGCAGAAGATCATGGCCACCATCGCCGAACTCAAGGCCGACGGCACGACCATCCTCCTCGTCGAGCAGAACGCCCAGGCGGCGCTCTCCCTCGCCGATCAGGGACACGTCATGGAGGTCGGCAACATCGTCCTCTCCGGCACCGGTCAGGACCTGCTGCACGACGAGTCGGTGCGCAAGGCCTACCTGGGCGAGGACTGA
- a CDS encoding ABC transporter ATP-binding protein, with translation MTTTTATSPVLEASGVTMRFGGLTAVRSVDLTVNSGEIVGLIGPNGAGKTTFFNCLTGLYVPTEGKVSYKGTVLPPKPHLVTSAGIARTFQNIRLFANMTVLENVLVGRHTRTKEGLWSALLRGPGFRKAEAASRERAMELLEFIGLDHKADHLSRNLPYGEQRKLEIARAMASEPGLLLLDEPTAGMNPQETRATEDLVFAIRDRGIAVLVIEHDMRFIFNLSDRVACLVQGEKLVEGTSEVVQGDERVIAAYLGTPFEGAPGAEEVAEVEAAEAAEATDTPEAAEAPEAAEAPEVTETPEAAESDAAAEGTTSKEGNAQ, from the coding sequence ATGACCACCACCACGGCCACCAGCCCCGTACTCGAGGCCAGCGGCGTCACCATGCGCTTCGGCGGCCTCACCGCCGTCCGCAGCGTCGACCTCACCGTCAACTCCGGCGAGATCGTCGGCCTCATCGGCCCCAACGGCGCGGGCAAGACCACCTTCTTCAACTGCCTCACCGGCCTGTACGTGCCGACCGAGGGCAAGGTCTCCTACAAGGGCACCGTCCTCCCGCCCAAGCCCCACCTCGTCACCAGCGCCGGCATCGCCCGCACCTTCCAGAACATCCGGCTCTTCGCCAACATGACCGTCCTGGAGAACGTGCTCGTCGGCCGCCACACCAGGACCAAGGAAGGCCTCTGGTCGGCCCTCCTGCGCGGCCCCGGCTTCCGCAAGGCAGAAGCCGCCTCCCGCGAACGCGCCATGGAACTGCTGGAGTTCATCGGCCTCGACCACAAGGCCGACCACCTCTCCCGCAACCTCCCCTACGGCGAACAGCGCAAGCTCGAAATCGCCCGCGCCATGGCGAGCGAACCGGGACTGCTGCTCCTGGACGAGCCCACGGCCGGCATGAACCCCCAGGAGACACGCGCGACCGAAGACCTCGTCTTCGCCATCCGCGACAGGGGCATCGCCGTCCTCGTCATCGAGCACGACATGCGCTTCATCTTCAACCTGTCCGACCGCGTCGCCTGCCTCGTCCAGGGCGAGAAGCTCGTCGAGGGCACCTCCGAGGTCGTCCAGGGCGACGAACGCGTCATCGCCGCCTACCTCGGCACCCCCTTCGAGGGCGCCCCCGGCGCGGAAGAGGTCGCCGAGGTCGAAGCCGCCGAGGCGGCGGAGGCCACGGACACTCCCGAGGCCGCGGAAGCCCCCGAGGCCGCCGAGGCTCCCGAGGTCACCGAGACTCCTGAGGCCGCCGAGAGCGACGCCGCCGCGGAGGGCACCACCAGCAAGGAAGGAAACGCCCAGTGA
- a CDS encoding DUF2267 domain-containing protein encodes MEEKAFVQAVSERTGLTRQESADLTRATLETLAHRLSSGEARNLALELPEGLAESVRRGATAEIERFDYDELVRRVAARNVLKPDEADSGVRAVLVTLREAISEKEFGHAMSQLGADFTRPIENFAG; translated from the coding sequence GTGGAAGAGAAGGCGTTCGTCCAAGCGGTGTCGGAACGTACGGGCCTGACTCGGCAGGAGTCGGCCGATCTCACGCGTGCCACGCTCGAGACGCTCGCCCATCGGCTGAGCTCGGGTGAGGCGCGGAACCTGGCGCTGGAGCTCCCGGAGGGTCTGGCGGAGTCCGTTCGGCGGGGTGCGACCGCCGAGATCGAGCGCTTCGACTACGACGAGCTCGTGCGGCGTGTGGCGGCGCGCAACGTACTCAAGCCGGACGAGGCCGACAGCGGCGTCCGTGCCGTGCTGGTCACGCTCCGTGAGGCGATCAGCGAGAAGGAGTTCGGCCACGCGATGTCGCAACTCGGTGCCGACTTCACCAGGCCGATCGAGAATTTCGCCGGTTGA
- a CDS encoding ANTAR domain-containing response regulator: MTAPESPQPVADDDKSHVPPLTTRVVIAEDEALIRLDLKEMLEEEGYAVVGEAGDGEQAVELAREHRPDLVILDVKMPKLDGISAAEKIAEEGIAPVLMLTAFSQRDLVERARDAGAMAYLVKPFSKSDVVPAIEMAVSRFTELKQLEREVADLSQRLETRKLVDRAKSVLQTEYGLTEPAAFRWIQKTSMDRRMSMQQVAEAVIADAEEKKASKG, from the coding sequence GTGACCGCCCCCGAGTCGCCCCAGCCCGTCGCCGACGACGACAAGTCGCACGTGCCTCCGCTGACGACCCGTGTCGTCATCGCCGAGGACGAGGCGCTGATCCGCCTCGACCTCAAAGAGATGCTCGAGGAAGAGGGCTACGCCGTCGTGGGAGAGGCGGGGGACGGGGAGCAGGCCGTCGAACTGGCCCGTGAGCACCGGCCCGACCTCGTGATCCTCGACGTCAAGATGCCCAAGCTGGACGGGATCTCGGCGGCCGAGAAGATCGCCGAGGAGGGCATCGCCCCCGTGCTGATGCTCACCGCGTTCTCGCAGCGCGACCTCGTCGAGCGGGCCCGCGACGCCGGCGCGATGGCGTACCTCGTGAAGCCCTTCAGCAAGAGCGACGTCGTACCGGCGATCGAGATGGCCGTCTCGCGGTTCACGGAGCTGAAGCAGCTGGAGAGGGAGGTTGCGGACCTCAGTCAGCGTCTGGAGACGCGGAAGCTGGTGGACCGGGCCAAGTCCGTGCTCCAGACGGAATATGGGCTGACGGAGCCCGCCGCGTTCCGGTGGATCCAGAAGACCTCCATGGACCGCCGTATGTCCATGCAGCAGGTCGCCGAGGCGGTCATCGCGGACGCCGAGGAGAAGAAGGCCTCCAAGGGTTAG
- a CDS encoding helix-turn-helix domain-containing protein — MIFHGTEVRQQALSLLRDGARNADVARRFNVPLGTVSYWKHMDRAKRGECPGKHDPKCPRCDGRDLDEPAYSYLLGLYLGDGHISRYSEHRVPNLMITCCEAWPGLMDDCEQAMRAVFPDNAVCRVRKTGCRNVKVYSKHLHCLFPQHGPGKKHERPIVLEPWQQEIVDAHPWEFIRGLIHSDGCRITNWTTRLVAGERKRYEYPRYFFTNKSDDIRKLFTDTLDNVGVEWTTLARGSDPFNISVARKASVALMDAHVGPKY; from the coding sequence ATGATCTTTCACGGAACTGAGGTTCGACAGCAGGCGCTCTCACTACTGCGCGACGGCGCGCGGAACGCGGACGTAGCACGGCGATTCAACGTCCCGCTCGGGACGGTCAGTTACTGGAAGCACATGGACCGCGCGAAACGCGGCGAGTGCCCAGGGAAGCATGACCCCAAGTGCCCACGGTGCGATGGACGAGACCTCGACGAGCCCGCCTACAGCTACCTACTCGGCCTGTATCTGGGCGACGGCCACATCAGTCGCTACTCCGAGCACCGCGTGCCCAATCTCATGATCACGTGCTGCGAAGCATGGCCCGGACTCATGGACGACTGCGAGCAAGCCATGCGCGCGGTCTTCCCCGACAACGCCGTGTGTCGCGTCCGCAAGACAGGCTGCCGCAACGTGAAGGTCTACTCGAAACACCTGCACTGCCTGTTTCCCCAGCACGGCCCCGGCAAGAAGCACGAGCGCCCGATCGTCCTCGAACCCTGGCAACAGGAAATCGTCGACGCTCACCCGTGGGAATTCATCCGCGGGCTCATCCACTCCGATGGCTGTCGCATCACGAACTGGACGACCCGCCTCGTCGCCGGTGAGCGCAAGCGCTATGAGTACCCCCGGTATTTCTTCACCAACAAGTCCGACGACATCCGGAAGCTCTTTACCGACACCCTGGACAACGTCGGCGTCGAGTGGACGACGCTGGCGCGCGGCAGCGACCCGTTCAACATCTCCGTCGCCCGCAAAGCCTCCGTCGCTCTCATGGACGCCCACGTCGGGCCCAAGTACTGA
- a CDS encoding SIMPL domain-containing protein: MAPTAEEPRPAVPYGTPESPRIAVRGEAHLEVDPEIARIGITVSARGTDRRDALADLTRRNATAMDLVKSYGDAVERLETGAFSISPELTKHGRGERIRAYHGRVHLTAELTDFTALGELTTRLADLDLTRVAGPWWALRPDSPSHRQARQQAVREAVQRAREYAEALGTTLAALVELADIGAENAQPFPAAPGRAMRSMSFAGGAPEEAAPLDLEPERQHIYAQVNARFTMAPPEL, from the coding sequence ATGGCCCCCACCGCAGAGGAACCCCGACCCGCAGTCCCCTACGGAACCCCCGAATCACCCCGCATCGCAGTCCGCGGCGAAGCCCACCTCGAAGTCGACCCCGAGATCGCCCGCATCGGCATCACCGTCAGCGCCCGCGGCACCGACCGACGCGATGCCCTCGCCGACCTCACCCGCCGCAACGCCACCGCCATGGACCTCGTGAAGTCCTACGGAGACGCCGTCGAACGCCTCGAAACCGGCGCCTTCTCGATCAGTCCGGAACTCACCAAACACGGCCGCGGCGAACGTATCCGCGCCTACCACGGCCGCGTCCACCTCACCGCCGAACTCACCGACTTCACCGCACTCGGCGAGCTGACGACACGCCTCGCGGATCTCGACCTCACCCGGGTCGCCGGCCCCTGGTGGGCCCTGCGCCCCGACTCGCCCTCCCACCGCCAAGCCCGCCAGCAAGCGGTCCGCGAAGCCGTCCAACGCGCCCGTGAATATGCCGAAGCCCTCGGCACCACCCTCGCCGCCCTCGTCGAACTCGCCGACATCGGCGCCGAGAACGCCCAGCCCTTCCCCGCGGCCCCCGGCCGCGCCATGCGCTCCATGTCCTTCGCCGGCGGCGCCCCCGAAGAAGCCGCCCCCCTCGACCTCGAACCCGAGCGCCAACACATCTACGCCCAGGTCAACGCCCGATTCACGATGGCACCGCCGGAACTGTAA
- a CDS encoding bifunctional metallophosphatase/5'-nucleotidase has translation MPLNRRKFLKKSAVTGAGVALTGAVAAPPAQAATSAAAGGKKKPVKRYSLTVMGTTDLHGHVFNWDYFKDAEYKDTAGNAQGLARISTLVNEIRKEKGRCNTLLLDAGDTIQGTPLTYYYAKVDPITAKGGPVHPMAQAMNAIGYDAVALGNHEFNYGIETLRKFESQCRFPLLGANALDAKTLKPAFPPYFMKTFHVPGAPSVKVAVLGLTNPGIAIWDKAYVQGKLTFPGLEEQAAKWVPKLRSMGADVVVVSAHSGSSGTSSYGDQLPYVENSAALVAQQVPGIDAILVGHAHVEIPELKVTNAKTGRTVVLSEPLAYAERLSVFDFELVFEKGKWQVESVAAAVRNSNSVADDPKITRLLKDEHDLVVAYVNQVVGTATDTLTTVEARYKDAPIIDLITKVQEDVVKAALVGTEYASLPVIAQASPFSRTSEIPAGKVTIRDLSSLYVYDNTLVAKVLTGAQVRAYLEYSANYFVRTSAGAVIDTEKLTNANNRPDYNYDYVSGLRYDIDIAQAEGSRIKNLTYNGAALDDAQQFVFAVNNYRANGGGAFPHVASAKEVWSESTEIRTRIAEWVTAKGVLDPKEFASVDWKLTRDGTPVF, from the coding sequence ATGCCGTTGAACCGCCGGAAGTTCCTGAAGAAGTCCGCCGTGACGGGTGCGGGGGTGGCGTTGACCGGTGCGGTCGCGGCTCCGCCCGCGCAGGCGGCCACCTCGGCGGCGGCGGGGGGTAAGAAGAAGCCCGTGAAGCGGTACTCCCTCACCGTCATGGGCACGACGGATCTGCACGGACATGTCTTCAACTGGGACTACTTCAAGGACGCGGAGTACAAGGACACCGCGGGCAACGCGCAGGGTCTGGCGCGGATCTCGACACTGGTGAACGAGATCCGCAAGGAGAAGGGGCGTTGCAACACCCTCCTTCTGGACGCGGGCGACACGATTCAGGGCACCCCGCTGACGTACTACTACGCGAAGGTGGACCCGATCACCGCCAAGGGCGGTCCGGTGCACCCGATGGCGCAGGCGATGAACGCGATCGGCTATGACGCGGTGGCGCTGGGCAACCACGAGTTCAACTACGGCATCGAGACGCTGCGGAAGTTCGAGTCGCAGTGCCGCTTCCCGCTGCTGGGTGCGAACGCGCTGGACGCGAAGACGCTGAAGCCGGCTTTCCCGCCGTACTTCATGAAGACGTTCCACGTGCCGGGCGCGCCGTCGGTGAAGGTGGCGGTGCTCGGTCTGACGAACCCGGGTATCGCGATCTGGGACAAGGCTTACGTCCAGGGGAAGTTGACGTTCCCTGGTCTGGAGGAGCAGGCGGCGAAGTGGGTGCCGAAGCTGCGGTCGATGGGTGCGGACGTGGTCGTCGTGTCGGCGCACTCCGGTTCGTCCGGCACGTCCTCCTACGGTGACCAGCTGCCGTACGTCGAGAACTCGGCGGCGCTCGTCGCCCAGCAGGTGCCGGGGATCGACGCGATTCTCGTCGGGCACGCGCACGTGGAGATCCCGGAGCTGAAGGTCACCAACGCCAAGACCGGCAGGACGGTGGTGCTGTCGGAGCCGCTGGCGTATGCGGAGCGGCTGTCGGTGTTCGACTTCGAGCTGGTCTTCGAGAAGGGGAAGTGGCAGGTCGAGTCGGTGGCGGCCGCGGTCCGCAACTCGAACTCGGTCGCCGACGACCCGAAGATCACCCGGCTGCTGAAGGACGAGCACGATCTGGTGGTGGCGTACGTCAACCAGGTCGTCGGCACGGCCACGGACACGCTGACGACGGTCGAGGCGCGTTACAAGGACGCCCCGATCATCGACCTGATCACCAAGGTGCAGGAGGACGTGGTCAAGGCGGCGCTGGTCGGCACGGAGTACGCGTCGCTGCCCGTCATCGCGCAGGCCTCGCCGTTCTCGCGCACCTCCGAGATCCCGGCCGGCAAGGTGACGATCCGGGATCTGTCGAGCCTGTACGTGTACGACAACACGCTGGTCGCGAAGGTGCTGACGGGGGCGCAGGTGCGGGCGTACCTGGAGTACTCGGCGAACTACTTCGTGCGGACGTCGGCCGGTGCCGTGATCGACACGGAGAAGCTGACCAACGCGAACAACCGTCCGGACTACAACTACGACTATGTGTCGGGACTCCGGTACGACATCGACATCGCGCAGGCGGAGGGTTCGCGGATCAAGAACCTGACGTACAACGGTGCGGCGCTGGACGACGCGCAGCAGTTCGTGTTCGCGGTGAACAACTACCGGGCGAACGGTGGCGGCGCCTTCCCGCATGTGGCGTCCGCGAAGGAGGTCTGGTCGGAGTCGACGGAGATCCGTACGCGGATCGCCGAGTGGGTGACCGCGAAGGGTGTGCTCGACCCGAAGGAGTTCGCTTCGGTGGACTGGAAGCTCACGCGGGACGGCACGCCTGTCTTCTAG